The following is a genomic window from Streptomyces lincolnensis.
ACAGACAACGGCATACGCGCGTGCCGTCTGTCGGGCCTACCAGCCGACGGCTCCGGACGAGGCGATCGAGGAGGTGGTGTCCGCACGCGTGGAACGGGCCCGCCTACTCGCCGACCCAACAGAGCCGCTGTTGTGGGTGGTGATGGACGAGTCCGCCCTACGCCGGGCGACCGGCGGGCCCACGGTGATGTCGGAGGCGTTGCAGCACATCGCGGGCCTGATCCGGCGGAACAGGGTGATCGTGCAGGTGTTGCCCTTCGATGCCGGAGCGCATCCCGCGATGGAAGGCTCCGTCAAGCTGATGGACTTCGAGAACGCACCCCCGCTCGCTTACTTCGAGGGTGTCGGCACCGGACGTCTGGAGGACGACCCCGCCACCGTCAGGCACCAACGGCTCACCTACGAGCTGCTCACAGCCTCGGCGCTCTCCCCGCGGAATTCCCTGGTCCTGATCGAGGCAGTGGCGCAGGATTACGCCCATGAGCAGCATCCCTGAGTACGACCTGGACACGGGCACCTGGCACAAGTCCAGCTACAGCGGAGGCAGCGGCGGCAACTGCCTCGAAGTCGCCGACGGCAACCCCACCATCATCCCCGTCCGCGACTCCAAGAACCCCCGGGGCCCGAAGCTCGCGTTCCGGCCGGAGGCATGGTCCGCGTTCCTCGAAGCGGTGAAGGCACCCTAGGCGCGGAAGCCACGTGAGACCCGGACACCATGACCAGCGTGCCCGGGTCGGTCGATGTGCCCTCAGCAGATGTCGAGGCGATTAAAGTCGTACGTCGCGTAGTCCGGCACCGTGGTGATCACGCCGTTCGCGGGAATCTTGGTGGAGTACCTGGGCCCCCAGAAGTGGACCTGGGCTCCGCCGGTCTGGTTGTTGCGAACAGCGAGCGCGTCGACGAAGTTCGAGAGCGACCGCGTATCGCACTTGAACAGGTGGAAGACGCTGTGCTTGCCGTCGCCCTGGCCAACCGACACGCAGGCGATGCCACTTGCCAGGGAGCACGCGACCAGCGCCGTGTTCCGATCGCCGCTCGCCACGTTCCGCTGTACCCACTCGCCCGAGAACAGCGGGTAGATCTGCGGTGTCCATGCGGCCGTTCCCGTCGCACCGTTCGTGGCTGCCTGTGCCGGTGCCTGCGCCGCCAGCGGAACGAGGACTGCGGCGACCAGCGTCGCGACCATCGCGGCCGCCCGATTCCTGAGTCGTGTCGATCTCATGTGATCTCCCTTGTAGTCGCACCGAGTCAGCGCCTCGAAGCGTAGGGAGCGCCAGGGACGTCGTGACCCTGGGAATTGTCAGGGTGGGCACCGCCACTCTGCGTGGCGGTGCCCCGTGGGCCGACGGACCGTGCCGTCAGCAGTCGAGGTAGGAGTCGTAGATCCAGACGCCGGTGGTCCCGCCCACCAGGTCGCCCATGATCCAGCGACCGTCGTAGTCGCGGTAGATGAGCTGGTCCCCCCTGTTCACCTTGCCGAGGACCGGGTGGTTGGTGCCGGGGCCGCCACGGAAGTTGACCCCGTCGTCGTTGACGGTGCAGATGAGGTCCTGCCGCACGACGTGGGCGGAGCCTGAGGCGGGGGCGACGGTCTCGGTGGCCTGCCCGGCCTGTGCGAGCGGCCCGGCGATCAGTGCGACGCCGCTGATCAGAGCGGCCGCGGCCAGCATTCGCTTCTGCATGGGATTCCTCTTTTCCGTTCGTTGTCGGGTCCTCGGTGCGGGACCCGATGCACCGTTTGTAGCCGCTAATCTGTTGTTCAAGACCGGTCGCCCGAAGCTGAACAAACGGATGCCGAACAATCCGTGTGACCAGGGGGAAGGGGTGGGCGTGTGCCACGGGGAGAGATTCCTCTGGACCCGGACGGCGGTCCATTGTTCGAATTCGCGGCGCGCTTACGGAAACTGCGGGAACAGGCCGGTTCTCCCACCTACCGGGACCTCGCGAGGGACGCGCATTATTCGATCGCGTCGCTGTCCTCGGCCGCGGCCGGACGACAGCTGCCCAGCCTGGCCGTCACCCTCGCCTACGTCCGCGTCTGCGGCGGTGACGAGCGGGAATGGAAGCTGATCTGGCAGCGGACGGCCGACGCGTGCACCAGCGCGTGCACCGGACAGGGCACGTCGGCCGAGACCGGCCCCGAGGACCGGAGAAGCGGTGGCGCCAAGCCGCCCTATGTCGGTCTGGCAGCGTTCGGAGAGGCCGATGCCGGTGTTTTCTTCGGCCGCGAGAAACTCACTGGAACCCTTGTCGAACATCTGAAGGAAAAGCGGCTTCTTGTCTTGTTCGGGGCATCCGGATCCGGAAAGTCGTCCGTGCTGCGCGCGGGTGTGCTTCCCGCTTTTCCCGGTGTTTCTTCGCTCGTCTTCACACCCGGCCCGCATCCGCTGGAGGAATGCGCCGTCCGGCTGGCGGCCCGCGCCGGGGCCGACCCCGGTCAGGTGCGCGACGGACTCACCGCCGAGCCGCCCACCTTCCACCGGCTGGTGCGGCGGATCCTCGCGCGGGAGCAGGAGGCGGGCTCCACGGCGGACGAACTGCTCGTCGTCGTGGACCAGTTCGAGGAGGTCTTCACCGTCTGCCGCGACCCGCGGGAACGGGAGCGGTTCCTCGCCGCGCTCCTGCACGCGGCACAGGCCCCCGACAGCCGCACGCGGGTCGCCATCGCCGTACGGTCCGACTTCTACACGCACTGCACACGGCTGCCCGGCCTCGTCGACGTCCTGCCCCATGCCCACCATCCCGTCGGCCCGATGACCGTCGAGGAGCTGCGAGCGGCGATCGTCAAGCCCGCCGCCCGCTCCCGCCTCACCGTCGAGAGCGCCCTGCTGACGAGCCTCACCGCCGACGCCCACGGCCGGCCGGGAGCCCTGCCCCTGCTGTCGCACGCACTGCTGGAGACCTGGAGCCGACGGCGGGGCAACGCTCTCACACTGGCCGGATACCGTGCGGCGGGCGGCTTCGAGGGTGCGCTCGCCCAGACCGCCGAGGCGTTCCACCATGCCCTGGGCGACAGCGGGCGACAGGCCGCGCGCCGGCTGTTCCTGCGGCTCGTCGCGCTGGGCGAGGGCACCGAGGACACCAAACGCCGGGTGCCGCGTCAGGAACTCGACGACGGTCCCGATACCGAGTTCGTCCTCGAACAGGCGACCCGGGCCAGGCTGCTGACCGTCGACGGCGACCACGTGGAGATCGCCCACGAGGCGTTGATCCGCTGCTGGCCCCGGCTCGGCGACTGGCTGGAGGAGGACCGCGACCAGGAACGTCTGCGACGCGCGCTCACCGAGGCCACCACGCTCTGGGAGTCCCTGGACCACGACCCCGACATCCTGTACCGCGGCGTACGTCTCGCCGCCGCGAAGGACCTCCCGCGACAGGCACTGACCACACGGGAACGCGCCTTCCTCGATGCCGGCGAGTCGGCGGCGCGGCAGACGCAGCGGCGCGAGGGCCGCCGCCTGCGTCGTCTGCGCAGGCTGGTCGGCGCCCTGGTCGTCCTGCTCGTGTGTGCCGTGGCCGCCGCCGGCTTCGCCGTACAGGCGCAGAGCACCATCACACGGCAACGCAACGAGGCCGTGATCCTGCGAGCCGCCGACGAGGCCGTGCGCCTCAGCCCGAGCAATCCGTCACTGGCCGTCCCGATCGCGCTGGCCGCCTACCGCCAGGCCCCGCAGAGCCGCACCCGGGACGCCCTGCTCAGCACCCTGTCCATCGCGTCGACCGACCCCCGGCCGACCGGGTACACACCGGCCGTGACCGCCGACGGCCGCACCCTGGCCATGGCCGACCAGTCGGAGATCGTCCTGTGGGACCTGAGCGATCCACGACAGCTCCGCCGGCTCGGCGCCATCGACACCCGCGAATTCGCCCTGAACGGGATCGAGTTCACCCCGCACGGCGACACGCTGGTCGGCGTGGGCAGCGACCACGTGCTCCGGCTGTGGGACGTGAGGGACCCCCGCCGTCCCACCCTGTTGTGCAAGCGGCCCACGGGGCACACCGAAGCCGTCTACTCCCTCGCCCTGCGCCACGACGGCCGACTGGCCGCCACCAGCGGTTACGACGACGTCCTCCACCTCTGGGACATCACCGACCCAGCACGTCCCCGCAGGCTCGACAGCCTCGTCGGCCACACCGCCAACGTCAAACCCGTGGCCTTCAGCCCCGACGGAAGGACCCTGGCCTCGGGCTCCGACGACCGCACCATCCGCGTCTGGGACGTCACCGACCCGCGCCACGCCACCCCCGTCGCCGTCCTGAAGGGACACCGGCACTTCGTGGACGCCCTCGCCTACAGTCCGGACGGCCGCACCCTGCTGAGCGGGAGCGACGACCATACGGCGAAGCTGTGGGACATCAGCGATCTCCCCCGGCACCGTCGGCTGAGCGACCTGGTGAGGCACGCCGACATCGTCGCCGGCGTGGCCTTCGCCTCCCACGGCCGCACCGCGGTGACCGTCGGTGTGGACGGCGGGGTGAACGTCTGGGACGTGACCGACCCCGCCCGCCCCGCTCCGCTGGCCCACCTCACCAACCCCCGCGGCACGGTCAAGGAGGTCCGCCACCTCGCGGCACACGGCCTGTTCCTCACCGTGACCGCCCACCGCAGCGTCCAGATCTGGCACACGGAACTCGACCGGGCACTCACCGACGTGTGCGACCGCTTCCACGGCACCCTCACCCGCGCCCAGTGGTCCCGCCACTTCCCCCGCGTCGACTACTCCCCGCCCTGCCCGCACCGCACCTGACCCGAAGCTCAAGCCGTGAGCTCCGAGCCCTCTTTTCAAGGAATGGGTGGAGGGCCTCAACCCGCCCTCCCACCCGGCGAGTTGACGCACCGCAGCCGGTTTGCCACGCAGGGTGACGATCCTCTAGCGTGCCCGCATAACGAACAGCCCCCGCCAGGCGCTAGCAACACCTGCGGGGGCTTAACCGCCGAGATCAGACAAGAGTGATCCCGTGGCTGAAGCCAACTTTAGTGGTATGTCCCTGCCCGCGCACGCGACCCCGCACCCGATGGCCAAACCGGGCTACGGAAAACGCACCGCGCCGGACCAACACCCCCGCACCGCGCACGACTTCGCGCACCTCCCGCCCCGCGAAGCCGCCATCGCCGCCTACGTGGACCGCCTGCCCGAGGGCGCCGACATCTCCGTAAAGACGCTGGCCAAAGAGCTGCCGTACGGGCAGTGCGCCCTGCGGACGGCTCTCAACAACCTCCAGCGCGCAGGGCACTTGCGCCGGGGACGCGAACATCTGACCGCCACCGACGGCGGTACCCGCTGGATCACCCGATCGTGGTTCTCGCGCACCGCACACGAGGATGACTGGTGGGCGGCGTTCACCAGAGGCGACGTACCGAAAGAACCCCCGCAAGGCGCACCCACCCGTTCCCGCGCCCACATCCTCCTCGCCGCCCTCGGCCGCACGGCTCCCACGCTCTCGCTCTCCGCCGCAGACTGCGCGACCCTCGCCCCACTCCTGACGGACTGGTTCGCACGCGGCGCCACCGACACGGACGTACTCCGCGCCCTGACGAACGGCCTGCCCACCCCGGTCCACCACCCGGCCGCCCTGATCCGCAACCGCCTGACCACCAAGCTCCCACCCGAACCGGAGGCAGCACCCGCTCCCCGCCGGATCCTGGAATGTGCCGAGTGCGGACTGCCCGGTCGCCCGGAAGCCCTGCCCGGGGGCGCATGCGCAGGCTGCCGCACCGGACGCGCCCCCGCACGCTCCCCCGCGATCCTGCCCGCCCCCGAGATCCACGCACGCGCAGGCGAGATCCGTGCCGCAATGTCCCAGAGGCGACAGGAAAGGACACCCGTATGACCGCTCCTACGGTCCGACGCCACCACCCGGGGGCACGATGGAAGGGAGGAGGCAACACCATGACCCCTGGCACCGCTGAACGTCCGCAGATGCCCATCGAGGACTTCGAGGACCTTGCCGCCGCTGCCCCGGCACACGTACGCCTCGAATTCGTGGACGGGCGGGTCCGCACCAAGGAACCACTCGGCGTCGAGGACTTCGAAGAGCTGGAGCGCCGGGCACCGGAGACCGTCCGGCTTGAGTACATCAACGGAAAACTTGAGGTCAAGGCGATGCCGGACGGCAACCACCGCTCGATCTTCATGTGGCTGCTGCGCCAGTGCATGCAACACCGGCCCGATCTGGACCTCGTGCCCGAATCGGGAGTCAAGGCCGAGGCCTACCGCAAGGGCCGTGCCCGCACGGACGGGACCCTTGTCCCTGTGGACCACTTCAAGGGGGACGGCGAGTGGTCCGACGCCGACGGCTCCCTCATGGCCGTGGAGATCACCTCCCACGACCGTGACACCGACCAGCGTGACCGCATCGACAAACCCGTCGGCTACGCGGAGGCCGACATCCCCGTCTACCTCCTCATCGACCGCGACAACGCCACTGTCACCGTCTTCAGCGAGCCCAAGGACGGCCGCTACCAGCAGTCCCCCAGCTACCCCTGGGGCGCCACCGTCGAGATCCCCCCGCCCGTGAACATCACCCTGGATACCGAAAAACTCAAGGACTACGCAGACTGACACCATGAACCACGCCCAGCTCACCGCCCTAGGCCGAGCCCTGCGACTCCTCGGGGAGCACGGGGAGGCGCTCGGTGGCGACACCGCGGACGCCAAGTTGCACGAGGTCAAGGCCGATATCAAGCGCGCTCTCGATCTGCTGGACGAGAGCGTGACCGGGGCCGCGCCCAGCACCCGCTGCCCGGAGCATCCCAACGGTCCCGTCGACGAGGCCGCCCCCGACCTGTGCCTGCTGTGCGAGACGCGACGGCGGGCGGCCCGGCGTTCCGAGTACGACGGGCCCGCCGCTCCGCCGCAGCACACCGAGCCGGTCCCGTCCCGGTACGGGGTCCGGGAGGACCGGCCGCAGCCGCAGCAGCGCTGGCTGCCGGAGCGGTGGAACGGCCAGGTGTGGGAGCTGTGCGGTACGCCGCGCCGGGACCGCCGGGAGGCCGAGCTGTACCTCGCCGCCCAGCGTCGCGGGCCGCGCCCCGCCATGGCCTACCGGCTCGTCCACGAGTTCACCGACTACGAGGTGCTGCGGGTCTGGGGCACGCCGGTCAAGGTGGACATCGAGCCGCTGGGCAACCTCTGAATCCCGGTCACTTCAGCAGCGGCAGGGCCGGGAACCCGTACCCCTCCCACAGCCGTCGTGCGGTCTCCTCCGGGTACGCCCGTACCTCCGGCTCCGCGTCCAGCACCTGCGCCAGGCGCCCGGTCCCCTCGTCGTACGCCGGCCATCCCGGATCGCCGGTGCGCGCGAAGCCCGTCCAGGCCGACTGGAAGCGGGCCGTCAGCGCCCGCGCCTCGGCCGGGACCCCGCTGCCCGCGAACAGCAGCTTGCCGAGATCGGCGTCGTACGTGCCGAAGAGCAGCGGGATGTCCAGGCCGTGGCATGCGCCGAGCCCGCCTCCGGCGCCCGGGGCGGGCCAGGTCAGCTCGTAGAGGTGCGCGCGGCCGCCGCCCGCGACCTGGGCCTCGGCCAGCCGGAGGGACGGCATGCCGAACAGCCAGTCGGTCCATACCCGTTCGTACAGCTCGGTCGCTGTGGCGTCCGGGAAGGCCGCGCGGTAGGACCGTTCGCCGTCGGGGTCGGGCCCGAAGGTGCGCAGCGCCCAGGACGCCTGCTCGTCGGTGATCCTGCCGAGCTGTTCGCCGAGGACGAGGAAGAGCCGGTACTCGTCACGGTTGTGGCCGACGAGCAGTTCCACGTCCCGGGCCGCGCCCGCCGCCAGCGCCTCCCAGGGGGTGCGGGTCAGGACCTCGCCGTCGACGACCGGGGAGAAGGGGGTGACGGTGGGCGCCACCCGGCCCCACCGGTCCTCGTACAGCCGCATCTTCGCGCCCAAGGTCTCACCCGCGGAGGTGAGCCGGCGCGGGTCCACGGTGGAGAGGTCGGCGGCCGTCGGCCGCAGGCCCACCTCCGCGGCGAGTTCGGCCGCGATGTCGCGGGCGAGGTCGTCGGAGAAGTACGTGCCGGGCACGCTCTGGGCGATCGCCCGGCGGAACAGGCCGCGCGCGCCCGGCATGGCCAGCAGGGCGGCGATGGATCCCGCGCCCGCCGACTCCCCGAAGA
Proteins encoded in this region:
- a CDS encoding carboxylesterase/lipase family protein, translated to MTTAEGLEGLVVRTTAGAVRGRTEDGLTVFRGIPFAEPPVGEARFQAPRPARAWEGTREAYAFGPPPPQDLGIQGAAGVRGLPTGDDWLTVNVWTPDADPAAGRPVMVWIYGGAYKIGHTGSPGYDAQHLARAGDLVVVSLNYRVGMEGFVSLEGAPANRGLLDQVAALEWVRENITAFGGDPGQVTVFGESAGAGSIAALLAMPGARGLFRRAIAQSVPGTYFSDDLARDIAAELAAEVGLRPTAADLSTVDPRRLTSAGETLGAKMRLYEDRWGRVAPTVTPFSPVVDGEVLTRTPWEALAAGAARDVELLVGHNRDEYRLFLVLGEQLGRITDEQASWALRTFGPDPDGERSYRAAFPDATATELYERVWTDWLFGMPSLRLAEAQVAGGGRAHLYELTWPAPGAGGGLGACHGLDIPLLFGTYDADLGKLLFAGSGVPAEARALTARFQSAWTGFARTGDPGWPAYDEGTGRLAQVLDAEPEVRAYPEETARRLWEGYGFPALPLLK
- a CDS encoding WD40 repeat domain-containing protein, coding for MFEFAARLRKLREQAGSPTYRDLARDAHYSIASLSSAAAGRQLPSLAVTLAYVRVCGGDEREWKLIWQRTADACTSACTGQGTSAETGPEDRRSGGAKPPYVGLAAFGEADAGVFFGREKLTGTLVEHLKEKRLLVLFGASGSGKSSVLRAGVLPAFPGVSSLVFTPGPHPLEECAVRLAARAGADPGQVRDGLTAEPPTFHRLVRRILAREQEAGSTADELLVVVDQFEEVFTVCRDPRERERFLAALLHAAQAPDSRTRVAIAVRSDFYTHCTRLPGLVDVLPHAHHPVGPMTVEELRAAIVKPAARSRLTVESALLTSLTADAHGRPGALPLLSHALLETWSRRRGNALTLAGYRAAGGFEGALAQTAEAFHHALGDSGRQAARRLFLRLVALGEGTEDTKRRVPRQELDDGPDTEFVLEQATRARLLTVDGDHVEIAHEALIRCWPRLGDWLEEDRDQERLRRALTEATTLWESLDHDPDILYRGVRLAAAKDLPRQALTTRERAFLDAGESAARQTQRREGRRLRRLRRLVGALVVLLVCAVAAAGFAVQAQSTITRQRNEAVILRAADEAVRLSPSNPSLAVPIALAAYRQAPQSRTRDALLSTLSIASTDPRPTGYTPAVTADGRTLAMADQSEIVLWDLSDPRQLRRLGAIDTREFALNGIEFTPHGDTLVGVGSDHVLRLWDVRDPRRPTLLCKRPTGHTEAVYSLALRHDGRLAATSGYDDVLHLWDITDPARPRRLDSLVGHTANVKPVAFSPDGRTLASGSDDRTIRVWDVTDPRHATPVAVLKGHRHFVDALAYSPDGRTLLSGSDDHTAKLWDISDLPRHRRLSDLVRHADIVAGVAFASHGRTAVTVGVDGGVNVWDVTDPARPAPLAHLTNPRGTVKEVRHLAAHGLFLTVTAHRSVQIWHTELDRALTDVCDRFHGTLTRAQWSRHFPRVDYSPPCPHRT
- a CDS encoding helix-turn-helix domain-containing protein — encoded protein: MAGPKDLDPSSSPRALLGAELRHAREKAGLSQDELGQRLFVSGSFIGQLEAGTRRMLPEYARSLDEVLDTGDFFRRNCGAAARSRYPDHFAEAAEAESTAKEIREYSQLLIPGLLQTTAYARAVCRAYQPTAPDEAIEEVVSARVERARLLADPTEPLLWVVMDESALRRATGGPTVMSEALQHIAGLIRRNRVIVQVLPFDAGAHPAMEGSVKLMDFENAPPLAYFEGVGTGRLEDDPATVRHQRLTYELLTASALSPRNSLVLIEAVAQDYAHEQHP
- a CDS encoding SH3 domain-containing protein; translation: MQKRMLAAAALISGVALIAGPLAQAGQATETVAPASGSAHVVRQDLICTVNDDGVNFRGGPGTNHPVLGKVNRGDQLIYRDYDGRWIMGDLVGGTTGVWIYDSYLDC
- a CDS encoding DUF397 domain-containing protein — protein: MSSIPEYDLDTGTWHKSSYSGGSGGNCLEVADGNPTIIPVRDSKNPRGPKLAFRPEAWSAFLEAVKAP
- a CDS encoding Uma2 family endonuclease is translated as MTPGTAERPQMPIEDFEDLAAAAPAHVRLEFVDGRVRTKEPLGVEDFEELERRAPETVRLEYINGKLEVKAMPDGNHRSIFMWLLRQCMQHRPDLDLVPESGVKAEAYRKGRARTDGTLVPVDHFKGDGEWSDADGSLMAVEITSHDRDTDQRDRIDKPVGYAEADIPVYLLIDRDNATVTVFSEPKDGRYQQSPSYPWGATVEIPPPVNITLDTEKLKDYAD